A DNA window from Brenneria izadpanahii contains the following coding sequences:
- a CDS encoding YcbX family protein produces the protein MIGVTRLYIHPVKSMRGLQLSHSMVSASGLAHDRTFMVTEPDGTFITARQYPQMMLFTPALLPDGLFISAPDGQTAGVRFADFTPTPQPTEVWGNHFTAQIAPSVINDWLSQYFKRPVQLRWVGSEPSRRVKKRPEIPLSFADGYPFLLINEASFQLLRQRCPAGIKLEQFRPNLVVTGAEAFAEDSWQTIRIGDVIFDAVKPCSRCVLTTVSIERGRKHPANEPLATLRAFRTAENGDVDFGLNLIARNTGIIRVGDTLEVLATKPPRAYGAGDVVENMPMPQQSEKTITIYYQGKSLKGNNQQILLEQLEQHGVRVPYSCRAGICGCCKLTLVSGNVSPLKNNAVGKNSEILACSCIPQGDISLQ, from the coding sequence GTGATTGGCGTAACGCGGCTTTATATTCATCCGGTAAAATCCATGCGTGGGTTACAGTTGTCCCACTCCATGGTGTCTGCCAGCGGTTTGGCGCACGATCGTACCTTTATGGTTACGGAGCCAGATGGAACATTTATCACCGCCCGCCAATATCCGCAAATGATGCTGTTTACTCCAGCATTGCTGCCCGATGGCCTGTTTATCTCCGCCCCCGACGGGCAGACCGCCGGCGTCCGCTTTGCGGATTTCACGCCTACGCCTCAGCCAACCGAAGTCTGGGGCAATCACTTTACGGCGCAGATCGCTCCCAGCGTCATCAATGATTGGCTGAGCCAATATTTCAAACGGCCGGTGCAACTGCGCTGGGTCGGCAGTGAACCGTCCCGCCGCGTGAAAAAACGCCCTGAAATTCCGCTCTCTTTTGCCGACGGCTACCCTTTTTTATTGATCAATGAAGCCTCTTTTCAATTGCTTCGTCAGCGTTGTCCGGCTGGCATCAAACTGGAGCAGTTCCGCCCTAACCTGGTGGTAACGGGCGCGGAGGCATTTGCTGAAGATAGCTGGCAGACCATTCGCATCGGCGATGTGATTTTCGATGCGGTCAAGCCCTGTAGCCGCTGCGTTCTGACGACGGTCAGTATTGAACGCGGCAGAAAGCACCCCGCGAACGAGCCGCTGGCGACATTACGCGCTTTCCGTACCGCTGAAAACGGCGACGTTGATTTTGGTCTGAATTTGATTGCCCGCAATACCGGGATTATTCGGGTTGGCGATACGCTGGAAGTGCTGGCGACCAAACCGCCTCGCGCATATGGCGCTGGCGACGTAGTGGAAAATATGCCGATGCCGCAGCAAAGCGAAAAAACGATAACCATTTACTATCAGGGAAAAAGCCTGAAGGGAAACAATCAGCAAATCCTGCTGGAGCAGTTGGAACAGCATGGCGTTCGCGTTCCCTACTCTTGCCGCGCCGGAATATGCGGTTGTTGCAAACTGACATTAGTCAGTGGCAACGTTTCTCCGTTAAAGAACAACGCAGTTGGCAAAAACAGCGAAATTCTCGCCTGTAGCTGTATTCCGCAAGGCGATATCAGCCTGCAATAA
- the rlmKL gene encoding bifunctional 23S rRNA (guanine(2069)-N(7))-methyltransferase RlmK/23S rRNA (guanine(2445)-N(2))-methyltransferase RlmL: MNALFASTARGLEELLKNELEALGAQDCAVVQGGVHFQGDNRLLYQSLLWSRLASRILLPLNEFKVHSDLDLYLGVQAIDWSTIFGVDKTFAVHFTGTNEDIRNSQYGALKVKDAIVDSFNRKTGQRPDVAKQQPDIRINVFLQRDTASVALDLSGEGLHQRGYRDAAGLAPLKENLAAAIVLRSGWQKGTPMVDPMCGSGTLLIEAAMIAADRAPGLHRTHWGFNAWLRHDAELWREVIAEAQQRARRGLQETTSRFFGSDNDRRVIDIARANARRAGVGDLIAFSVKDAVQLQNPLPEGPKGTIVSNPPYGERLESEPALIALHNMLGRKVKSDFGGWQLSLFSASPELLSCLQLRAERQFKAKNGPLDCVQKNYQLAESQGENSGRIAEDFANRLRKNLRKLDKWARQQGIECYRLYDADLPEYNVAVDRYGSWVVVQEYAPPKTVDAQKARQRLFDVINATLNVLELPSNRLILKTRERQKGKSQYEKLAQKGEFLLVEEYNAKLWVNLTDYLDTGLFLDHRIARKMLGEMSQGKDFLNLFAYTGSASVHAGLGGARTTTTVDMSRTYLEWAEKNLRANGLTGRQHRLIQADCLSWLRDANEQFDLIFIDPPTFSNSKRMEDSFDVQRDHLALMKDLKRLLRRGGTIMFSNNKRGFQMDIAGLKALGLTAKEITARTQSQDFARNRQIHNCWLLEHAGEEK, translated from the coding sequence ATGAATGCTCTGTTTGCCAGCACGGCGCGTGGTTTGGAAGAATTATTAAAAAATGAGCTTGAAGCGCTGGGCGCTCAGGACTGCGCCGTGGTGCAGGGCGGGGTGCATTTTCAGGGAGATAATCGCCTGCTTTATCAAAGCCTGCTGTGGAGCCGGCTGGCGTCGCGTATTTTGCTGCCGCTGAATGAATTCAAAGTACACAGCGATCTGGATTTGTATCTGGGAGTGCAGGCGATTGACTGGTCAACGATTTTCGGCGTTGATAAAACCTTCGCCGTGCATTTTACCGGCACCAATGAGGACATCCGCAATAGCCAGTATGGCGCATTAAAAGTAAAAGATGCGATCGTGGACAGCTTTAACCGCAAGACGGGGCAACGTCCTGATGTCGCTAAACAGCAGCCGGATATCCGAATCAACGTTTTCTTACAGCGTGATACCGCCAGCGTGGCGCTGGATCTCAGCGGCGAAGGTTTGCATCAACGCGGTTATCGTGATGCAGCCGGACTGGCGCCGCTGAAAGAGAATCTGGCTGCGGCGATCGTATTACGTTCGGGTTGGCAAAAAGGCACCCCGATGGTCGATCCGATGTGCGGTTCCGGTACGCTGCTGATTGAAGCGGCGATGATCGCCGCCGACCGCGCCCCCGGCCTACATCGTACTCATTGGGGATTTAATGCCTGGTTGCGGCATGATGCGGAGCTATGGCGTGAAGTGATCGCGGAGGCGCAGCAGCGTGCCCGCAGGGGACTACAGGAAACGACATCCCGTTTCTTCGGTTCGGATAACGATCGCCGGGTGATTGACATTGCCCGCGCGAACGCCCGTCGTGCGGGCGTCGGGGATTTAATCGCCTTTAGCGTAAAAGACGCGGTGCAGTTGCAGAATCCGTTACCGGAAGGGCCGAAAGGCACGATCGTCAGTAACCCGCCTTATGGCGAGCGCTTGGAAAGCGAACCTGCGCTAATTGCATTGCACAATATGCTGGGGCGCAAGGTGAAAAGTGATTTCGGCGGTTGGCAGTTGTCGCTGTTCAGCGCTTCGCCGGAATTGCTTAGTTGTCTGCAACTACGCGCCGAGCGGCAATTCAAGGCTAAAAATGGTCCGCTGGATTGCGTACAGAAAAATTATCAGTTGGCGGAGAGCCAGGGCGAAAACTCAGGACGGATTGCAGAGGATTTCGCCAACCGTCTGCGTAAAAACCTGCGCAAGCTGGATAAGTGGGCGCGTCAGCAGGGAATTGAATGCTACCGCCTGTATGATGCCGATCTGCCCGAGTACAATGTGGCGGTTGACCGTTATGGCAGTTGGGTTGTGGTGCAGGAGTATGCGCCGCCGAAAACGGTTGATGCGCAGAAAGCCCGCCAGCGCCTGTTTGATGTGATTAACGCCACCCTGAATGTGCTGGAGCTTCCGTCAAATCGCTTGATTCTGAAAACCCGGGAGCGGCAGAAAGGCAAAAGCCAATATGAAAAACTGGCGCAGAAAGGCGAATTTTTGCTGGTAGAGGAGTATAACGCCAAGTTGTGGGTCAATCTGACGGATTATCTGGATACCGGTTTGTTCCTCGACCACCGTATTGCCCGGAAAATGCTGGGTGAAATGAGTCAGGGGAAAGATTTCCTTAATTTATTCGCCTATACCGGCAGCGCCAGCGTGCATGCCGGGCTGGGCGGAGCGCGCACCACCACCACTGTCGATATGTCGCGCACCTATCTGGAATGGGCGGAAAAAAACCTGCGCGCCAACGGTCTGACCGGACGTCAGCACCGGCTGATCCAGGCGGACTGCCTGTCTTGGCTGCGCGATGCAAACGAGCAGTTTGATTTGATTTTCATCGATCCCCCGACGTTTTCCAACTCGAAACGAATGGAAGACTCGTTTGACGTGCAGCGCGATCATCTGGCGTTGATGAAGGATCTCAAACGGCTGCTGCGCCGTGGCGGAACGATCATGTTTTCCAATAATAAACGCGGATTTCAGATGGATATAGCGGGATTGAAGGCGTTAGGTCTGACGGCGAAAGAGATCACCGCCCGCACTCAGTCACAAGATTTTGCCCGCAACCGTCAAATTCATAACTGCTGGCTGCTAGAACATGCCGGCGAGGAAAAGTAA
- a CDS encoding ABC transporter ATP-binding protein, translating into MSLISVSGAWLSFSDAPLLDNTELHIEENERVCLVGRNGAGKSTLLKILAKEIPLDDGRITYEQDLIVARLQQDPPRDVAGSVFDFVAEGVAAQADYLKDYHATLRLVERDPSEKNMNQLAKLQEILEHQGLWQLESRIHEVLEQLGLKADAPLASLSGGWLRKAALGRALVSAPRVLLLDEPTNHLDIETIDWLETFLKTFQGSIVFISHDRSFIRNMATRIVDLDRGKLVSWPGNYDKYLEGKEEALRVEELQNAEFDRKLAQEEVWIRQGIKARRTRNEGRVRALKAMRQERSQRREVMGSAKMQVEEAARSGKIVFELEDVNYQVDNKVLTRNFSAQVQRGDKIALVGPNGCGKTTLLKLMLGELTPTSGRIHCGTKLEVAYFDQHRAELDPERTVMDNLAEGKQEVMVNGRPRHVLGYLQDFLFHPKRAMTPVKALSGGERNRLLLARLFLKPSNLLILDEPTNDLDVETLELLEELIDSYQGTVLLVSHDRQFVDNSVTECWIFEGDGKISRYVGGYYDAQQQRAEATPLRTAPATAASASSPADNRTAQPAKRNAGKLSYNQQRELDQLPLKIEQLEQQIGALQTQMNDPGFFSRPHEETQQVLTALAEAEQMLESCFERWEMLEAQRNG; encoded by the coding sequence ATGTCATTAATCAGTGTATCGGGTGCCTGGCTGTCGTTCAGCGATGCCCCGCTGTTGGATAACACAGAACTTCATATCGAAGAAAACGAACGCGTTTGTCTGGTTGGCCGCAATGGCGCGGGCAAGTCGACGTTGCTGAAAATACTGGCGAAGGAGATCCCGCTGGATGATGGCCGGATCACCTATGAGCAGGATTTGATCGTTGCTCGTCTGCAACAGGATCCGCCGCGCGATGTCGCGGGAAGCGTCTTTGATTTTGTCGCTGAAGGCGTAGCCGCCCAGGCGGATTACCTAAAAGATTATCACGCCACGCTGCGTCTGGTTGAACGCGATCCCAGCGAAAAGAATATGAATCAGTTGGCCAAACTGCAGGAGATTCTTGAGCATCAGGGATTGTGGCAGTTGGAAAGCCGCATTCATGAGGTACTGGAACAGTTGGGGCTGAAGGCGGATGCTCCGCTGGCCTCGTTATCCGGGGGCTGGTTACGTAAGGCGGCGCTGGGACGGGCGTTGGTGAGCGCTCCCAGGGTGCTGTTGCTTGATGAACCGACTAACCATCTGGATATCGAAACTATTGATTGGCTGGAAACGTTCCTGAAAACTTTCCAGGGCAGTATTGTGTTTATTTCCCATGACCGTTCTTTTATCAGAAACATGGCAACCCGAATTGTCGATTTGGATCGCGGTAAGCTGGTTTCCTGGCCGGGAAATTACGATAAATATCTGGAAGGGAAAGAAGAAGCGCTGCGTGTGGAAGAGTTGCAGAATGCGGAGTTCGATCGCAAGCTGGCGCAGGAAGAGGTGTGGATCCGTCAGGGGATTAAAGCTCGCCGCACGCGCAATGAAGGCCGGGTGCGCGCCTTGAAGGCGATGCGTCAGGAACGTTCGCAGCGTCGTGAAGTTATGGGCTCGGCGAAAATGCAGGTGGAAGAAGCGGCGCGCTCAGGCAAAATCGTGTTTGAGCTGGAAGATGTCAACTATCAGGTCGATAATAAAGTTTTGACCCGTAATTTCTCCGCGCAGGTACAGCGTGGCGATAAAATTGCGCTGGTCGGGCCGAACGGTTGCGGCAAAACGACGTTGCTGAAGCTGATGCTGGGCGAACTGACGCCGACCAGCGGCCGGATTCACTGCGGGACCAAGCTGGAAGTGGCTTATTTCGATCAGCATCGCGCCGAGCTTGATCCTGAACGCACCGTGATGGATAACCTGGCGGAAGGAAAGCAGGAAGTCATGGTCAATGGCCGTCCGCGCCATGTGCTTGGATATCTGCAGGACTTTCTGTTTCATCCCAAGCGGGCGATGACGCCGGTTAAAGCCTTGTCCGGCGGGGAACGTAACCGGTTATTGCTGGCCCGCCTGTTCCTGAAGCCCAGTAATCTGCTGATCCTTGATGAACCAACCAACGATCTAGATGTTGAAACGCTGGAACTACTGGAGGAGCTGATCGACAGCTACCAGGGTACGGTGTTGCTGGTTAGCCACGATCGCCAGTTTGTCGATAATTCGGTGACGGAGTGTTGGATCTTTGAAGGCGACGGCAAGATCTCCCGCTATGTCGGCGGTTACTACGACGCCCAGCAGCAACGCGCCGAAGCGACGCCATTGCGCACCGCGCCCGCGACAGCGGCGTCGGCATCTTCACCGGCCGATAATCGTACCGCACAGCCCGCTAAACGTAATGCGGGTAAACTAAGCTATAACCAGCAGCGCGAACTGGATCAGTTGCCGTTGAAAATAGAGCAGTTGGAACAGCAAATCGGCGCGTTGCAAACGCAGATGAACGATCCTGGTTTCTTTAGCCGTCCGCATGAAGAAACGCAACAGGTGTTGACAGCATTGGCCGAAGCTGAGCAAATGCTGGAATCCTGTTTTGAACGTTGGGAAATGCTCGAAGCGCAAAGGAACGGTTAA
- the pqiA gene encoding membrane integrity-associated transporter subunit PqiA, with protein MLCPQCDLLVKLPQLAHGQKAVCPRCKTALTSKQTEPRNRPVGYAFSALFMLLLANLFPFVNMRVTGITSEITLSEIPKVMVAENYVSVAMLFMLFVQLVPAFCMVMAILLCLRVSLPLALKKAMAKVLFQLKSWGMAEIFLTGVLVSFVKLMAYGDIGIGTSFMPFVLFCLLQLLTFQSLDRRWLWNNIVPPPELPSIPQPGKGGLAQGLRSCRCCTAILPADQLVCPRCHCHGHARRRHSLQWTMALLLTSIMLYIPSNLMPIMVTESLGNATGSTIMAGVILLWSTGSYPVAMVIFIASIMVPSLKMLALGWLCWSAKGKGRMDRERLHVVYEVVEFVGRWSMIDVFVIAVLSALVRIGRLMSIYPAVGAVLFASVVILTMFAAMTFDPRLLWDRRDNVFHKESSVDER; from the coding sequence ATGCTATGCCCGCAGTGTGATTTATTGGTCAAATTGCCGCAGTTGGCGCATGGTCAAAAAGCGGTTTGTCCACGCTGCAAAACGGCATTAACCAGTAAGCAGACGGAACCCCGCAATCGGCCCGTTGGTTATGCATTCAGCGCATTATTTATGCTGCTGCTGGCTAACCTATTTCCGTTTGTGAACATGCGGGTGACGGGAATCACCAGCGAAATCACGCTGAGTGAAATTCCAAAAGTGATGGTGGCGGAGAATTATGTCAGCGTCGCGATGCTCTTTATGCTGTTCGTTCAGCTTGTTCCCGCCTTTTGTATGGTGATGGCGATTTTGCTTTGTCTACGCGTTTCGTTGCCGCTGGCCCTGAAAAAAGCGATGGCGAAAGTGCTATTCCAACTGAAAAGCTGGGGGATGGCGGAGATTTTCCTGACCGGCGTGCTGGTCAGTTTCGTCAAACTGATGGCCTACGGGGATATCGGCATCGGAACCAGTTTTATGCCTTTTGTCCTGTTCTGTTTGTTGCAGCTACTGACGTTTCAAAGCCTGGATCGCCGCTGGCTATGGAATAATATTGTGCCGCCGCCGGAGCTGCCTTCGATACCGCAGCCGGGGAAAGGCGGATTGGCGCAGGGATTGCGCTCCTGCCGCTGCTGTACGGCCATATTACCGGCGGATCAACTTGTGTGCCCCCGTTGCCATTGCCACGGACATGCTCGCAGGAGGCATAGCTTACAGTGGACGATGGCGCTGCTGTTGACCTCTATCATGCTCTATATTCCTTCGAATCTTATGCCCATTATGGTTACGGAATCTCTGGGAAATGCGACGGGATCGACCATTATGGCGGGCGTCATCCTTTTGTGGAGCACCGGGTCATATCCGGTGGCGATGGTGATTTTTATTGCCAGCATTATGGTGCCTTCACTGAAAATGCTGGCATTAGGGTGGTTATGCTGGAGCGCCAAGGGCAAAGGCCGGATGGATCGCGAGCGTCTGCACGTTGTGTATGAAGTCGTGGAGTTTGTCGGGCGCTGGTCGATGATCGATGTATTCGTTATCGCCGTATTGTCCGCATTGGTTCGCATCGGGCGGTTAATGAGTATTTATCCTGCGGTTGGCGCAGTGCTGTTTGCTTCGGTCGTAATTCTGACGATGTTTGCCGCTATGACATTTGATCCCCGGTTACTGTGGGATCGCCGTGATAATGTTTTTCATAAGGAGTCTTCCGTTGACGAAAGATAA
- the pqiB gene encoding intermembrane transport protein PqiB, whose protein sequence is MFFIRSLPLTKDKDKYAVADVETIKRWSPVWIVPIVTVLIGAWILFYHFSHLGPQVTLVTSSAEGIEAGKTTIKSRSVDVGIVESVELSSDLHRVEIKARLHDDMDRLLKEDSAFWVVKPQVGRSGISGLGTLLSGAYIELQPGSHEAEKREFTLLDTPPLASPDAKGIRITLDSEQAGQLNAGDPVLFRGYRVGSVEASEFDPKERKMRYQLFISAPYDSLVTTNVRFWKESGVSFDMSAQGMRVEMGSLATLFSGGVSFDVPSGWEPGNPAEAMAAYRLFDDQRSIQDSLYTEYKEYLMFFSDSIRGLQPGAPVEFRGIRLGTVAQVPFFTKDLKQNIDRDYRIPVLIRIEPDRFDKNLGSNFNFEEHLEKSRPLGLRAALKTANILTGALYVDLDFYPKEKVNQKLMTVDGYPVLPTVGGGLSQIQQKLMSVLDKINELPLNPMVNEATQTLAESQATLREMQKTLASLNQITSSKAMQDLPQDMQKTLLELNRSMKGFQPGSPAYNKMVADMQRLDQVLRELQPVLRTLNEKSNALVFEASGSEDPQPKKAK, encoded by the coding sequence ATGTTTTTCATAAGGAGTCTTCCGTTGACGAAAGATAAAGATAAATACGCCGTTGCGGATGTAGAAACGATTAAACGTTGGTCGCCCGTCTGGATCGTTCCGATTGTGACGGTGCTGATCGGGGCATGGATACTGTTTTATCACTTTAGCCATCTGGGGCCGCAGGTCACGCTGGTGACCAGCAGCGCCGAAGGCATTGAAGCGGGAAAAACGACGATCAAAAGCCGCAGCGTCGATGTCGGTATCGTGGAAAGCGTCGAACTGAGTAGCGATCTCCACCGGGTGGAAATCAAAGCTCGCCTGCACGATGATATGGACAGACTGCTGAAGGAGGATTCGGCATTCTGGGTGGTTAAACCACAGGTAGGGCGTTCGGGGATTTCCGGTCTGGGCACGCTGTTGTCCGGCGCCTATATTGAACTCCAGCCGGGTTCCCACGAGGCGGAAAAGAGAGAATTTACGCTGCTTGATACCCCGCCGTTGGCCTCCCCGGATGCCAAGGGGATTCGCATCACGCTTGATAGCGAACAGGCCGGTCAGTTAAATGCCGGCGATCCGGTGTTGTTTCGAGGCTATCGGGTGGGGTCTGTCGAAGCCAGCGAATTTGATCCCAAAGAACGAAAAATGCGCTATCAGCTGTTTATTTCCGCGCCATACGACAGCCTGGTGACCACCAACGTTCGTTTCTGGAAAGAAAGCGGCGTGTCGTTTGATATGTCTGCTCAGGGTATGCGGGTGGAGATGGGGTCGCTGGCTACGCTTTTCAGCGGCGGGGTGAGTTTTGACGTGCCGTCAGGCTGGGAGCCCGGCAATCCCGCCGAGGCGATGGCGGCCTATCGTCTTTTTGACGATCAGCGCAGTATTCAGGATTCGCTGTACACCGAGTATAAGGAGTACCTGATGTTCTTCAGCGATTCGATCCGGGGTTTGCAGCCCGGCGCGCCGGTCGAATTCCGGGGTATTCGTCTGGGAACGGTGGCGCAGGTGCCGTTCTTCACCAAAGATCTCAAACAGAATATCGATAGAGACTATCGCATCCCGGTTCTTATCCGCATTGAACCCGATCGGTTTGATAAAAATCTGGGGAGCAACTTCAATTTTGAAGAGCATCTGGAAAAGTCTCGGCCTCTTGGTCTGCGAGCGGCGCTGAAAACCGCCAATATTTTGACCGGCGCGCTGTATGTCGATCTCGATTTTTATCCGAAGGAGAAGGTTAATCAAAAATTGATGACCGTTGACGGTTATCCGGTACTGCCGACCGTGGGCGGCGGACTGTCGCAAATTCAGCAAAAACTCATGTCGGTATTGGATAAAATCAATGAGTTACCATTGAATCCGATGGTGAACGAAGCAACGCAAACGCTGGCGGAAAGTCAGGCGACGTTGCGTGAAATGCAAAAAACGCTGGCATCGTTGAATCAGATTACCTCCAGCAAAGCGATGCAGGATTTGCCGCAGGATATGCAGAAGACCTTACTTGAGCTGAACCGCAGCATGAAAGGCTTCCAGCCGGGGTCGCCGGCTTACAATAAAATGGTGGCGGATATGCAGCGTTTGGATCAGGTTCTGCGCGAGCTGCAACCCGTACTGCGGACCTTGAATGAGAAGAGCAATGCTCTGGTGTTTGAAGCATCGGGCAGTGAAGATCCTCAACCGAAGAAGGCAAAATAA
- the pqiC gene encoding membrane integrity-associated transporter subunit PqiC encodes MMKGWTLALALLLSACSSAPQKTYYQLPVMPDGVTSVERTVNGRQLWLEHVSVADYLANSGLVYQTNDVQYVIASNNLWASPLDQQLQQSLVANLSHGMPGWLVTAQPQGSEQSVLNVSVTAFHGRYDGKAVISGEWVLNHHGQVFKQPFNVVLPQSEDGYDALVKTLAQGWQQVAKSIAQQAVLAN; translated from the coding sequence ATGATGAAAGGATGGACTCTGGCGTTGGCGTTGCTGCTGAGCGCCTGTAGCAGCGCCCCACAAAAAACCTATTATCAGTTACCGGTGATGCCTGACGGGGTTACGTCGGTTGAGAGAACGGTAAACGGCCGACAGCTTTGGCTGGAGCACGTTAGCGTGGCGGATTATCTGGCTAATTCAGGCTTGGTTTATCAAACTAATGATGTGCAATATGTCATTGCCAGCAATAATTTATGGGCCAGTCCGCTGGATCAGCAGCTTCAGCAGTCGCTGGTGGCCAATTTGAGTCACGGAATGCCGGGATGGCTGGTGACGGCGCAGCCTCAAGGCAGCGAACAGTCTGTATTGAACGTATCGGTGACCGCGTTCCACGGCCGTTATGACGGCAAGGCGGTGATTAGCGGGGAGTGGGTGTTGAATCATCACGGTCAGGTGTTCAAGCAGCCGTTCAATGTGGTGCTGCCGCAGTCTGAAGACGGCTATGATGCGCTGGTGAAGACATTGGCGCAGGGCTGGCAGCAGGTTGCTAAATCCATCGCACAACAGGCTGTCTTGGCAAATTAA
- the rmf gene encoding ribosome modulation factor: MKRQKRDRLERAHSRGYQAGISGKSRELCPYQSLNARSYWLGGWRKAMEDKAVTA, from the coding sequence ATGAAAAGACAGAAACGCGATCGCCTTGAAAGGGCTCATTCACGTGGTTATCAAGCAGGTATTTCCGGCAAATCGAGGGAACTTTGTCCCTATCAATCTTTAAATGCGCGGTCTTACTGGTTGGGAGGCTGGCGCAAGGCCATGGAAGACAAGGCGGTTACGGCGTAA
- a CDS encoding phosphatase, which translates to MYPVDLHMHTVASTHAYSTLHDYIAEAKRKNIRLLAITDHGPDMADAPHYWHFMNMKVWPRLVDGVGILRGIEANIKNVDGDIDCTGPMLDQLDLIIAGFHEPVFPPQDKDTHTAAMIATMANGDAHIISHPGNPKFPVDIRAIAEAAAKYNVALELNNSSFTHSRKGSEPNCRAIAEAVRDAGGLLSLGSDSHIAFSLGDFSQCERILQEVNFPQERILNVSSRRVLDFLEQRGKPAIAAFSDL; encoded by the coding sequence ATGTATCCCGTCGATTTACATATGCACACCGTCGCCAGCACTCATGCATATAGTACATTGCATGACTATATCGCCGAGGCAAAAAGAAAAAATATTCGCCTGCTTGCCATTACCGACCATGGCCCGGATATGGCCGATGCGCCGCATTATTGGCATTTTATGAACATGAAGGTCTGGCCGCGTCTGGTGGATGGCGTAGGGATTTTACGCGGTATTGAAGCCAATATTAAAAATGTGGATGGCGATATTGATTGTACCGGGCCGATGTTGGATCAATTGGATTTAATCATCGCCGGTTTTCATGAGCCGGTATTTCCGCCGCAGGATAAAGATACCCATACCGCCGCGATGATTGCGACCATGGCCAATGGCGATGCGCATATTATCAGCCATCCCGGCAACCCGAAATTTCCCGTTGATATTCGCGCCATTGCTGAGGCCGCCGCCAAGTATAATGTGGCTTTGGAGTTAAATAATTCTTCCTTTACGCATTCTCGTAAAGGAAGCGAGCCAAACTGTCGGGCGATAGCTGAGGCGGTGCGTGATGCCGGCGGTTTGCTGTCTTTAGGTTCCGATTCTCACATCGCTTTTTCTCTGGGAGACTTCAGCCAATGCGAGCGTATTTTACAGGAGGTCAATTTCCCGCAGGAGCGCATTTTGAACGTGAGTTCCCGGCGAGTACTGGACTTTCTTGAACAACGGGGAAAGCCCGCTATTGCCGCATTTTCTGATTTGTGA
- a CDS encoding TorD/DmsD family molecular chaperone → MNEFSIMCRILGTLFYRRPRDPVVAPLLSLLQEGKLQPNWPLEQDALLDRLQKSCDIAAMEADYQRLFVGEARAVSPWRSAYVTDSDAADVRAFLQQRGMPLNEGAIDHFGGLLLAASWLEDQAQEDETAAQIELFDEYLLPWSNLFLGKVESHAVTAFYRTLAIICREALDAMRDELDEAEELPDSGAE, encoded by the coding sequence ATGAATGAGTTTTCCATCATGTGCCGTATTTTGGGCACCTTGTTTTATCGTCGTCCTCGGGATCCGGTAGTGGCTCCGCTGCTTAGTTTGCTGCAAGAGGGCAAGCTGCAGCCTAACTGGCCGCTAGAGCAGGATGCTTTGCTGGATCGCCTGCAGAAAAGCTGTGACATTGCAGCCATGGAGGCGGACTACCAGAGGCTGTTTGTCGGCGAAGCGCGCGCCGTCTCTCCCTGGCGTTCGGCCTATGTGACGGATTCCGATGCGGCGGATGTACGCGCTTTTTTACAGCAGCGCGGCATGCCGCTCAATGAGGGGGCGATCGACCACTTCGGCGGATTGCTTCTGGCGGCGTCATGGCTGGAAGATCAGGCGCAGGAGGATGAAACCGCGGCGCAGATCGAACTCTTTGATGAATATCTGCTGCCCTGGAGCAACCTTTTTTTAGGGAAAGTGGAAAGTCATGCCGTGACGGCGTTTTACCGCACGCTGGCGATCATCTGCCGCGAGGCGCTGGATGCAATGCGCGACGAACTGGATGAAGCGGAAGAGTTGCCTGACTCTGGCGCGGAGTAA
- a CDS encoding lipoprotein, translated as MKKLGFAATALLLIFTLSGCNKLTQYTLNEQEINEYLQKHNDYQKQLGIPGVVDANIVLTDLSSQIGRAEPGKVTLSGNAKVDIASLLGNQTADLKLTLKAQPVFDKDQGAIYLKDMELVDYTVQPEKMQTVMNTLSPYLNQSLKSYFGQKPAYILNADNSTAESLAKKLAKGIEIKPGQIVILFTD; from the coding sequence ATGAAGAAGTTGGGATTCGCCGCCACAGCATTGTTGCTTATATTTACTCTGAGCGGCTGTAATAAATTGACGCAGTACACACTCAATGAGCAAGAAATAAACGAATACCTGCAAAAGCACAACGATTACCAGAAACAACTCGGCATACCGGGCGTAGTGGATGCCAATATCGTATTGACCGACTTATCCAGCCAAATCGGCAGGGCCGAACCCGGCAAAGTCACGCTGTCCGGCAATGCAAAGGTTGATATCGCGTCCCTGCTCGGCAATCAAACCGCCGATCTCAAGCTGACGCTGAAGGCTCAGCCCGTGTTTGATAAAGATCAGGGCGCTATTTATTTGAAAGATATGGAGTTAGTTGATTACACCGTTCAACCGGAAAAAATGCAGACGGTGATGAATACGCTGAGTCCCTATCTGAATCAATCGCTGAAAAGCTACTTCGGACAGAAGCCAGCCTATATCCTGAATGCGGATAACAGCACGGCGGAGTCATTAGCGAAGAAACTGGCGAAAGGCATTGAGATTAAGCCAGGACAGATCGTCATTCTTTTCACTGACTGA